One genomic region from Actinocatenispora thailandica encodes:
- a CDS encoding neutral zinc metallopeptidase, translating to MAVLQARRVLGCLVAAAALVLVAAGCGGSGGDAGSSPRPSAPKSTPAGLASPAPHLESAPQPSGSPGFPAPTSEAGRRQLLTAVFHDAQDMWAKIFANSGMHYQQAKLTIFTGDVHTGCGEASSDLGPFYCPADHGVYLDTSFFTALQQQFGVQGGLPPAYVVGHEMGHHVQNLVGTLARVQAAQQAAPAQRNQLSIRQELQADCYAGVWIHSSYARDMVSDSDLNDALHAATVIADDFQQHRATGTVRPDQWTHGSAAQRRHWLSAGFTKGDPDGCDTFSAQ from the coding sequence ATGGCAGTACTGCAGGCCCGCCGGGTGCTGGGGTGCCTGGTCGCCGCCGCCGCATTGGTGCTGGTCGCGGCCGGTTGCGGTGGTTCCGGCGGCGATGCCGGTTCGTCGCCCCGGCCCTCGGCGCCGAAGTCCACGCCGGCCGGCCTGGCCAGCCCGGCGCCGCACCTGGAGTCCGCACCGCAGCCGAGCGGCTCGCCCGGGTTCCCTGCGCCGACCAGCGAGGCCGGCCGCCGGCAGCTGCTGACGGCGGTGTTCCACGACGCGCAGGACATGTGGGCGAAGATCTTCGCCAACAGCGGGATGCACTACCAGCAGGCGAAGCTGACGATCTTCACCGGTGACGTGCACACCGGCTGCGGCGAGGCGTCCAGCGACCTCGGACCGTTCTACTGTCCGGCCGACCACGGCGTCTACCTGGACACCTCGTTCTTCACCGCGCTGCAACAACAGTTCGGCGTGCAGGGCGGCCTGCCCCCGGCGTACGTGGTCGGGCACGAGATGGGCCACCACGTGCAGAACCTGGTCGGCACGCTGGCGCGGGTGCAGGCGGCGCAGCAGGCCGCGCCGGCGCAGCGCAACCAGCTGTCGATCCGGCAGGAGCTGCAGGCCGACTGCTACGCGGGCGTGTGGATCCACAGCAGCTACGCCCGGGACATGGTCAGCGACTCCGACCTGAACGACGCGCTGCACGCCGCCACCGTGATCGCCGACGACTTCCAGCAGCATCGCGCCACCGGCACGGTACGGCCGGACCAGTGGACGCACGGCTCGGCCGCGCAGCGCCGGCACTGGCTCAGCGCCGGGTTCACCAAGGGCGACCCGGACGGGTGCGACACGTTCTCCGCCCAGTGA
- a CDS encoding (Fe-S)-binding protein — protein sequence MAGDKIFDDELLSRCMSCGFCLPSCPTYRLTGEEASSPRGRITLMRAVQEDRLDVTDPTVLAQSEFCLGCRACEPVCPAGVQYGQLLEQWRDTEWQGRRRPLLARGLLAMMSFVGMVGITLLGLVRRAAVTRRGTEAEPHLMLGCVERVLYPKVSRSARRLVPALRAPAVQGCCGALHAHNGESERGRRLARRLGRRLPGTIVTTSGGCSAHLTAELGADRVVEFSAWIAAGNGPDPAQLRAIMLDENGEPLPPHASGGRPARIGLQDSCHLRNAVGVWREPRELIARLGEYVEVPDAGGCCGAAGSYSVLRPADSRAVLAPKLDALAGLDLDYLAVVNPGCYRQLAGALKGSRTRVVHLAELLATAAPS from the coding sequence ATGGCCGGCGACAAGATCTTCGACGACGAGCTGCTGAGCCGGTGCATGTCCTGCGGGTTCTGCCTGCCGAGCTGCCCCACCTACCGGCTGACCGGTGAGGAGGCGTCCTCGCCGCGGGGCCGCATCACGCTGATGCGCGCGGTACAGGAGGACCGGCTCGACGTCACCGATCCGACCGTGCTGGCGCAGTCGGAGTTCTGCCTGGGCTGCCGGGCCTGTGAGCCCGTCTGCCCGGCCGGCGTCCAGTACGGGCAGCTGCTGGAGCAGTGGCGCGACACCGAGTGGCAGGGTCGGCGCCGGCCGCTGCTGGCCCGCGGGCTGCTCGCGATGATGTCCTTCGTCGGCATGGTCGGCATCACGCTGCTCGGGCTGGTCCGCCGCGCCGCGGTCACCCGACGCGGCACCGAGGCCGAGCCGCACCTGATGCTCGGCTGCGTCGAGCGGGTGCTGTACCCGAAGGTGTCCCGCTCGGCCCGCCGGCTGGTGCCCGCGCTGCGGGCGCCGGCGGTCCAGGGATGCTGCGGGGCGCTGCACGCGCACAACGGCGAGTCGGAGCGCGGGCGCCGGCTGGCGCGGCGGCTCGGCCGGCGGCTGCCCGGGACGATCGTCACCACCTCCGGCGGCTGCTCCGCGCACCTGACCGCCGAGCTCGGCGCCGACCGGGTGGTGGAGTTCTCCGCCTGGATCGCCGCCGGCAACGGCCCGGACCCGGCCCAGCTTCGCGCGATCATGCTCGACGAGAACGGCGAACCGCTGCCGCCCCACGCATCCGGTGGCCGGCCGGCGCGGATCGGCCTGCAGGACTCGTGCCACCTGCGCAACGCGGTCGGCGTCTGGCGCGAGCCGCGCGAGCTGATCGCGCGGCTCGGCGAGTACGTCGAGGTGCCGGACGCCGGTGGCTGCTGCGGAGCGGCCGGCTCGTACTCGGTGCTGCGGCCGGCGGATTCGCGCGCCGTGCTGGCGCCGAAGCTCGACGCGCTGGCCGGGCTCGACCTGGACTACCTGGCGGTGGTCAACCCAGGCTGCTACCGGCAGCTCGCCGGCGCGCTGAAGGGCAGCCGTACCCGGGTGGTGCACCTCGCGGAGCTGCTGGCCACCGCGGCGCCGAGCTGA
- a CDS encoding FAD-binding oxidoreductase produces the protein MDSTELARRLAEIVGERHVRIAEGDLEAYARDATPLFRHRPDVVVFPGDATEVAAVLTLATELSVPVVPRGAGSNLAAATVPLAGGIVLVLTRLTRILEISGPELLARVQPGVSTKALADAAAAAGLLYVPDPGSQVVSTVGGNVATCAGGLRGLKYGVTRNYVLGLEVALATGEIIRTGGRLWKDVAGYDLTRLLTGSEGTLGVITEVTVALVPKPAAARTGVAYFTDLAAAGRAVAAVIGAGITPATCEFLDRTCVAAVEDYAHLGLDTDAGALLLFGDDGDPEMVEASLARIGQVCTEQGATGVTLAGSIAASEDLLAARRCSLPALSRLGSLTILEDATVPRPQLAEMADRIAAIAAKHRLTIGTFGHAGDGNLHPTCVLDAHDTEAIERSHAAFGEIFAAAMELGGTITGEHGVGAAKLPYLERRLGADQLALLRRIKSAFDPAGILNPGKLGS, from the coding sequence GTGGACAGCACCGAACTGGCCCGGCGGCTCGCCGAGATCGTCGGCGAGCGGCACGTCCGGATCGCCGAGGGCGACCTGGAGGCGTACGCGCGGGATGCCACCCCGCTGTTCCGCCACCGGCCGGACGTGGTGGTCTTCCCCGGCGACGCCACCGAGGTCGCCGCGGTGCTCACGCTGGCCACCGAACTGTCGGTACCGGTCGTGCCCCGCGGCGCCGGCTCCAACCTGGCGGCCGCCACCGTGCCGCTGGCCGGCGGGATCGTCCTGGTGCTGACCCGGCTCACCCGGATCCTGGAGATCTCCGGCCCGGAGCTGCTGGCCCGGGTGCAACCCGGGGTGTCGACCAAGGCGCTCGCCGATGCCGCCGCGGCCGCGGGCCTGCTGTACGTGCCCGATCCCGGCTCCCAGGTGGTGTCCACCGTCGGCGGCAACGTCGCCACCTGCGCCGGCGGGTTGCGCGGCCTCAAGTACGGCGTGACCCGCAACTACGTGCTCGGGCTGGAGGTGGCGCTGGCCACCGGCGAGATCATCCGCACCGGCGGCCGGCTGTGGAAGGACGTCGCCGGCTACGACCTGACCCGGTTGCTCACCGGCTCGGAGGGCACCCTCGGGGTGATCACCGAGGTGACCGTCGCGCTGGTGCCGAAGCCGGCGGCGGCCCGCACCGGCGTCGCGTACTTCACCGACCTGGCCGCCGCCGGCCGCGCCGTCGCCGCCGTGATCGGTGCCGGCATCACGCCCGCGACCTGCGAGTTCCTCGACCGTACCTGCGTGGCGGCGGTCGAGGACTACGCCCATCTCGGCCTGGACACCGACGCCGGTGCGCTGCTGCTGTTCGGCGACGACGGCGACCCGGAGATGGTCGAGGCGAGCCTCGCCCGGATCGGTCAGGTGTGCACCGAGCAGGGCGCCACCGGGGTGACCCTGGCCGGAAGCATCGCGGCCAGCGAGGACCTGCTCGCGGCGCGGCGCTGCTCGCTGCCGGCGCTGTCCCGGCTCGGCTCGCTGACGATCCTGGAGGACGCCACGGTGCCGCGGCCACAGCTGGCCGAGATGGCCGACCGGATCGCCGCCATCGCCGCGAAACACCGGCTCACCATCGGCACCTTCGGGCACGCCGGCGACGGCAACCTGCACCCGACCTGCGTCCTGGACGCGCACGACACCGAGGCGATCGAACGCTCGCACGCCGCGTTCGGTGAGATCTTCGCCGCGGCGATGGAGCTGGGCGGCACCATCACCGGCGAGCACGGCGTCGGCGCGGCGAAGCTGCCGTACCTGGAACGCCGGCTCGGCGCCGACCAGCTGGCGCTGCTGCGCCGGATCAAGTCGGCGTTCGACCCGGCGGGCATCCTCAACCCCGGAAAGCTCGGCTCGTGA